A genomic segment from Triticum dicoccoides isolate Atlit2015 ecotype Zavitan chromosome 1A, WEW_v2.0, whole genome shotgun sequence encodes:
- the LOC119278092 gene encoding uncharacterized protein LOC119278092 codes for MARDTASSSSHGVKNFPAHGLLFLSSSVWKARSLLLLPSEKSCLRRSFTKNPFPFFRQATQPIAPAPSPRHAPAACSAALPPTLPPLRLLRRLATRRPPPPLVSPLLFLRTRRSRGKDPLFCKARDFPAPAAVLMSWRELGLDLEAWKILELLVLELLIHQFLLQTPSGCCGIRRRGGRRPRHGEDEDLLQPHATAPCSSCRCHFPPRAGGLMMEDPPSSLHRRRCCRICSAPAARSPTVAQRLEEDLVQRNGVRVRMLLPLISAEAAKEAGGSHGVVPAEAEEEAGRSRGQLIRSRGNNRGGRRHSSCEQVGGGGQSKRTGQSKRTSGSSGRDSCTPSFQRVASPVPH; via the exons atGGCCAGGGACacggcttcttcctcctcccatggAGTGAAGAACTTTCCAGCCCATGGTCTACTGTTCTTGTCCAGCTCGGTTTGGAAGGCCCGTTCGCTACTACTCCTTCCGTCCGAAAAAAGTTGTCTCCGCCGAAGTTTTACGAAAAACCCCTTCCCT TTCTTCCGACAAGCCACGCAGCCCATCGCGCCTGCTCCGTCGCCTCGCCACGCGCCGGCGGCCTGCTCCGCTGCCTTGCCGCCTACTCTGCCGCCTCTCCGCCTGCTCCGTCGCCTCGCCAcgcgccggccgcctcctcccctcgtctCGCCGCTTCTCTTCCTTCGCACCAGGAGATCCAGAGGGAAGGATCCCCTTTTCTGCAAAGCCCGCGACTTCCCGGCTCCGGCGGCGGTGCTCATGTCCTGGAGGGAGTTGGGGCTTGATCTGGAGGCATGGAAGATCCTCGAGCTCCtcgtcctcgagctcctcatccaccAGTTCCTCCTCCAGACcccgagcggctgctgcggaattcGACGGCGTGGGGGAAGACGACCACGGCATGGGGAAGATGAAGACTTGCTCCAGCCACATGCCACTGCCCCGTGCTCATCTTGCCGCTGccatttccctcctcgagctggcgGACTGATGATGGAGGACCCGCCCTCTTCGCTGCACCGGCGTCGTTGCTGCCGCATCTGCTCTGCTCCTGCTGCCCGCTCGCCCACGGTAGCGCAG CGATTGGAGGAGGACTTGGTGCAGAGGAATGGAGTACGAGTACGGATGCTGCTTCCGTTAATCTCAG CAGAGGCAGCAAAGGAGGCGGGAGGAAGTCATGGAGTAGTACCAGCAGAGGCAGAAGAGGAGGCGGGAAGAAGTCGAGGCCAATTGATTAGAAGCAGAGGCAACAACAGAGGTGGGAGGCGGCACTCGTCCTGCGAGCAGGTGGGTGGCGGCGGCCAGAGCAAGCGCACCGGCCAGAGCAAGCGCACCAGCGGGAGCTCGGGGCGCGACTCCTGTACGCCGTCTTTTCAACGGGTGGCATCACCTGTGCCGCACTGA
- the LOC119278083 gene encoding FBD-associated F-box protein At5g56370-like isoform X2 codes for MKIRPRSYSRWRRDDDYHRPRLSLAATKCPPCQEHDNPEVAKDTIQVIELDKFPEDILHHIHSLVPLRDAARAACVSRRFLRSWKCFPNLTFNWKTLGLNMQEGTPYDRAKKIVDRIYHILKNHSGIGVKILKLQVHSCSNVITANLLGIWLETAVKSGIVELAVDLPQDQSAKYDFPCSVLSCAASSIQSLAPSACAFRPTIIIDCFRNLKNLCLKLVLITEEELGCFFSCTISLEKLEVSQCNEITFLKIPSHLQQLCILRVFLCQKLQVVEIYAPKVATFMFRGPPTKISITNPSQLKIMTMDGSFYAGMFHHALTKLHSITSNLHTLVLCSSREAFNTPASAAKFLQLRHLKIYCCSSQFESFDFLSLISFLEACPVLETFFLSVSRHYLRPEPTSQKLDVDSWHIRKIPGFRHDKLKKASITGINSSKSLIELTCQILKNSSSLECLVLDTTSGYGNSGICGNMDREAVMDALEGVKAIKRHVEGQVPDGVNVEVLKPCDRCHISKL; via the exons atgaAGATCCGGCCGCGGAGCTACTCTCGGTGGCGGCGGGACGACG ATTATCATCGACCGAGGCTTTCATTAGCTGCAACGAAGTGTCCACCTTGCCAAGAACATGATAATCCAGAGGTTGCCAAAGACACTATACAAGTGATTGAGCTTGATAAATTTCCCGAG GATATCTTGCATCACATACACTCCCTTGTGCCACTGCGAGATGCTGCTCGTGCTGCCTGTGTCTCTCGTAGATTTTTACGCTCATGGAAATGCTTTCCTAACCTTACATTCAATTGGAAAACATTGGGGTTGAATATGCAAGAGGGCACGCCATATGATAGAGCAAAGAAAATTGTGGACAGAATCTACCACATACTCAAAAACCACTCTGGCATTGGGGTGAAGATACTTAAGCTCCAAGTTCATTCATGCAGCAATGTTATCACGGCTAACCTTCTTGGCATTTGGCTTGAAACTGCTGTTAAGTCTGGAATCGTAGAACTTGCTGTGGACCTTCCTCAAGATCAAAGTGCGAAGTACGACTTTCCATGTTCGGTTTTATCTTGTGCCGCAAGCTCAATTCAGTCTCTCGCCCCCTCAGCTTGTGCTTTTCGTCCGACAATTATAATTGACTGCTTCAGAAACTTGAAAAATCTATGTCTGAAACTTGTTCTCATTACTGAGGAGGAACTAGGATGCTTCTTCTCCTGTACAATTTCTTTAGAAAAGTTGGAAGTTTCCCAGTGCAATGAGATCACTTTCTTGAAGATACCTTCTCATCTGCAGCAGCTTTGTATCCTGCGGGTGTTTCTATGCCAAAAGCTGCAGGTGGTAGAAATTTATGCTCCAAAGGTAGCCACGTTTATGTTCCGTGGGCCGCCGACGAAAATATCAATCACCAACCCGTCTCAACTGAAGATCATGACTATGGATGGTTCATTTTATGCTGGCATGTTCCACCATGCTCTGACCAAGCTTCATTCCATCACGTCGAATCTTCACACACTTGTCTTGTGCTCATCTAGAGAG GCCTTCAATACTCCAGCGTCAGCTGCCAAATTCCTCCAGCTGAGGCACTTGAAGATTTATTGTTGTAGCAGTCAATTTGAAAGCTTTGATTTTTTATCTCTGATTTCCTTTCTCGAAGCTTGTCCTGTGCTGGAAACTTTCTTCTTATCG GTAAGTCGACATTATTTAAGGCCAGAGCCAACTTCCCAAAAGTTGGATGTGGATTCTTGGCATATCAGGAAGATTCCTGGATTCCGCCATGACAAGCTCAAGAAAGCATCCATCACTGGAATCAACTCGTCAAAGAGCTTGATTGAGCTAACATGTCAAATTCTTAAGAATTCCTCATCACTAGAATGCCTTGTGCTCGACACTACTAGTGGTTATGGTAATTcaggcatatgtggaaatatggatAGAGAAGCAGTCATGGATGCCCTTGAAGGTGTCAAGGCTATCAAAAGACATGTTGAGGGGCAAGTTCCCGACGGTGTTAATGTCGAGGTTTTGAAGCCCTGTGATCGGTGCCATATTTCCAAACTCTGA
- the LOC119278083 gene encoding FBD-associated F-box protein At5g56370-like isoform X1: MMSSAGNPKRKAMCRSVWLRRQRAKTNYHRPRLSLAATKCPPCQEHDNPEVAKDTIQVIELDKFPEDILHHIHSLVPLRDAARAACVSRRFLRSWKCFPNLTFNWKTLGLNMQEGTPYDRAKKIVDRIYHILKNHSGIGVKILKLQVHSCSNVITANLLGIWLETAVKSGIVELAVDLPQDQSAKYDFPCSVLSCAASSIQSLAPSACAFRPTIIIDCFRNLKNLCLKLVLITEEELGCFFSCTISLEKLEVSQCNEITFLKIPSHLQQLCILRVFLCQKLQVVEIYAPKVATFMFRGPPTKISITNPSQLKIMTMDGSFYAGMFHHALTKLHSITSNLHTLVLCSSREAFNTPASAAKFLQLRHLKIYCCSSQFESFDFLSLISFLEACPVLETFFLSVSRHYLRPEPTSQKLDVDSWHIRKIPGFRHDKLKKASITGINSSKSLIELTCQILKNSSSLECLVLDTTSGYGNSGICGNMDREAVMDALEGVKAIKRHVEGQVPDGVNVEVLKPCDRCHISKL; encoded by the exons ATGATGAGCAGCGCTGGGAATCCGAAGAGAAAAGCCATGTGCCGGTCGGTGTGGCTCCGGCGGCAGCGAGCCAAAACGA ATTATCATCGACCGAGGCTTTCATTAGCTGCAACGAAGTGTCCACCTTGCCAAGAACATGATAATCCAGAGGTTGCCAAAGACACTATACAAGTGATTGAGCTTGATAAATTTCCCGAG GATATCTTGCATCACATACACTCCCTTGTGCCACTGCGAGATGCTGCTCGTGCTGCCTGTGTCTCTCGTAGATTTTTACGCTCATGGAAATGCTTTCCTAACCTTACATTCAATTGGAAAACATTGGGGTTGAATATGCAAGAGGGCACGCCATATGATAGAGCAAAGAAAATTGTGGACAGAATCTACCACATACTCAAAAACCACTCTGGCATTGGGGTGAAGATACTTAAGCTCCAAGTTCATTCATGCAGCAATGTTATCACGGCTAACCTTCTTGGCATTTGGCTTGAAACTGCTGTTAAGTCTGGAATCGTAGAACTTGCTGTGGACCTTCCTCAAGATCAAAGTGCGAAGTACGACTTTCCATGTTCGGTTTTATCTTGTGCCGCAAGCTCAATTCAGTCTCTCGCCCCCTCAGCTTGTGCTTTTCGTCCGACAATTATAATTGACTGCTTCAGAAACTTGAAAAATCTATGTCTGAAACTTGTTCTCATTACTGAGGAGGAACTAGGATGCTTCTTCTCCTGTACAATTTCTTTAGAAAAGTTGGAAGTTTCCCAGTGCAATGAGATCACTTTCTTGAAGATACCTTCTCATCTGCAGCAGCTTTGTATCCTGCGGGTGTTTCTATGCCAAAAGCTGCAGGTGGTAGAAATTTATGCTCCAAAGGTAGCCACGTTTATGTTCCGTGGGCCGCCGACGAAAATATCAATCACCAACCCGTCTCAACTGAAGATCATGACTATGGATGGTTCATTTTATGCTGGCATGTTCCACCATGCTCTGACCAAGCTTCATTCCATCACGTCGAATCTTCACACACTTGTCTTGTGCTCATCTAGAGAG GCCTTCAATACTCCAGCGTCAGCTGCCAAATTCCTCCAGCTGAGGCACTTGAAGATTTATTGTTGTAGCAGTCAATTTGAAAGCTTTGATTTTTTATCTCTGATTTCCTTTCTCGAAGCTTGTCCTGTGCTGGAAACTTTCTTCTTATCG GTAAGTCGACATTATTTAAGGCCAGAGCCAACTTCCCAAAAGTTGGATGTGGATTCTTGGCATATCAGGAAGATTCCTGGATTCCGCCATGACAAGCTCAAGAAAGCATCCATCACTGGAATCAACTCGTCAAAGAGCTTGATTGAGCTAACATGTCAAATTCTTAAGAATTCCTCATCACTAGAATGCCTTGTGCTCGACACTACTAGTGGTTATGGTAATTcaggcatatgtggaaatatggatAGAGAAGCAGTCATGGATGCCCTTGAAGGTGTCAAGGCTATCAAAAGACATGTTGAGGGGCAAGTTCCCGACGGTGTTAATGTCGAGGTTTTGAAGCCCTGTGATCGGTGCCATATTTCCAAACTCTGA